Part of the Deferribacterota bacterium genome, AAGGTTTGGTTTTACTTGAGGCAATGGCTGGTGGATGTCCTGTTGTGGCTGTTCAATCGAGTGGTATAGATGATATTATAAATAATGATTACAACGGCTATAAAACCCCTGAAAATATATATAGTTGGGCTGAAAAGATTAAAACAATAATTGAAAATAATGAAAAATATAATGAGTTGTCAAATAATGCTCTTAAGCACGTAAATAGATATTCAATTGAATTGATTGCAGAAAAGGTTGCTAAATTATATACAAGGTTACTTTTGGATAAAAAATAGAAGTATAATATTATATTATTTATAAATAACGAACAAATTCTACAAGCTTTCTCCTTTCTCCTCGTTTGTTTAATTTTATATTTTTTGCGGGATATCCTATAGCTATAAGTAATGGTATTATTTTGTAGTTATCGATATTAAATGTATCTTTTATTTTTGCCTCATCAAAACCGTCCATTGGATGGGTTTCAAGACCCAAAAATCTTGCGCTTATCATTATGCTCATTGCGAAAAATGAGGTATTTTTTACTGAGAAAATAGACCTTTTATATGATTTGTAATCATCAGAATATAACTTTTTGGCCGTATTCTTGTATATATCTATTTTATCACTGGTAATATTACCAATTTTAACCCAATTATTCAATACTCTATCTATGTTTTCTTCAACTGCCTTTGGATTAGCTATTATTATTAATACAGCACTTGCTTCTTCTACCTTTGGTTGATTAAAAGCACACTCTCTTAATAATTTTTTGTTTTCATCCTTTTCTACAATAATTACTTCCCAAGGCTGCAGATTTATTGAAGAGGGTGAAAGGTTGGCTAATTCTAATAGTTCGTTTAACAAGTTTCTATCAATTTTTTTCTCACTATCAAAGTAGTTAATTGACCTTCTATTCTTTATATATTTTATACATTCATTCATTTTTATCTGCCTCTATTAAAATTAATATTAAAATCATATATGTATTATTTAGAAATATAATAAATTATTTTAATTGTCAATATTAATTAAATTTGCAAAATATTATATATTAAATTTAAATACTTGCTCAAAAGTTGTTAAAATACTAAAATTTATTTAAGGTTTTTTTGAAGAAATTTTATAGGTTAATTATATAGCAAAACTTAAAACTTTAAATTAATAATTTTAGCTTTATAAAATTTAAATAAAATATATAATAATTATTACTAAAGTTTTTAGCTTTTCTGACGATATATATTTAAAAAGAGGCCAATACCATGCAAATAGAGGATAAAACAAATATAAGCAGTTTTGAAAACCTAAAAGATGTTAATAAGCAAGCTGAAGTAAAGAGAAAACAGTTAGAGAGTAGTAAAGTAAAGACAAATAAGACTACTAATGTTAATAACAGTGATAAAGTAGATATATCACAAGATGCATATAAGACAAATGAGATGGTTAATACATTAAAAGAGATGCCAGATATAAGATATGACAAGGTAGATGCCCTAAAAAGGGATATTGATTCAGGTAATTATAATGTAGAGGGTAAAATGGTAGCTGACAAGATTATGAAAGATATATCAGAAGGTAAATATTAATAATAATTTATAAGGAGGTGCCCTATGAGGATAGCTGAGCAAACTAGTATGTATATAAATGATAAGA contains:
- the flgM gene encoding flagellar biosynthesis anti-sigma factor FlgM; translated protein: MQIEDKTNISSFENLKDVNKQAEVKRKQLESSKVKTNKTTNVNNSDKVDISQDAYKTNEMVNTLKEMPDIRYDKVDALKRDIDSGNYNVEGKMVADKIMKDISEGKY
- a CDS encoding nitroreductase family protein, whose amino-acid sequence is MNECIKYIKNRRSINYFDSEKKIDRNLLNELLELANLSPSSINLQPWEVIIVEKDENKKLLRECAFNQPKVEEASAVLIIIANPKAVEENIDRVLNNWVKIGNITSDKIDIYKNTAKKLYSDDYKSYKRSIFSVKNTSFFAMSIMISARFLGLETHPMDGFDEAKIKDTFNIDNYKIIPLLIAIGYPAKNIKLNKRGERRKLVEFVRYL